One genomic window of Luteitalea pratensis includes the following:
- a CDS encoding DUF7133 domain-containing protein — protein MGSRWPSFAALIGLSLASSVLLRGAQPPSAPPATPGETTRLDKAAVTRLATDARAKLSVELPEGVELSLWASEELLVDPVAIDLEPDGTLYVTSTSRNNMPLDIRQHQDWMATVHTLKSMQDLRAFYRKVMAPANSDKNAWIADLNKDGSRDIKDMEEYKERIYRIRDTDGDGRADESRLVFEGFNEDPAFDILGGILLQDGSVIAGVPPGVYRLRDSDGDGVLDQRTTIGEGFNTHPAFGGHGVSGVTLGPDGRLYWEVGDIGLHLVDKAGKTWSVPNQGAVMRSELDGSGFEVFSTGTRNLQEFSFDDRGNLISVDNDGDHPGEKERLVYLPYGSDSGWRSNWQYGKYTDAKNNRYNVWMRESYFKPRPENQAAHILAPIENWYAGPSGMVYNPGTALSDAWKDYFFVSSFPGAAPNARVYGFTLSPDGAGFKKKDEKVLTKGVLVVGMKIGPDGALYLTDWITGWDSKNNGRLWKLDTPAAAGSAIRKEVQDLLRADFAQRPAGDVAALLRHVDMRVRQKAQFDLVRRGDVQALLLAARDRADLHARLHGLWGVAQLSRKQSAQAAELVAFLTDADAEIRAQAARLIGDVRYAAAADRVVPLLKDAEPRARFFAAEALGRLAYRPAGAAIVEMLAANDGRDQWLQHTGAGALAAIGDTAALEALASHASKSVRSAAVVALRRLHHGGVARFLADADEGVATDAARAINDDGGIPGAIAQLAARLGTAKVTNEPLVRRAINANVRLGTPEAVARLEQLARDTATPSELRTEAISALGVWHQPSPMDRVDGFYHTQVTVAAGPSLAARRESADGSRAAADARAAEPRVVLAAAGQAAANKPAPKAPASPTRDAAAARAAIERLVDETKGQDKADVEVKVALAEAAGRLEARAVAPVLEAQLKSDPSVLVRTASLRGLQEMKAGDMGALMETALADKDPVVRRAALALLPGLPISAAAKVQHLGAIVKTGGVAEQQGALEALGTLKSPESRKLLSTYLDDLDAGTMAPVLQIDLVDAVQADGSAPLQKRLDAYQRKQQADALIKAFRAGSIAGGDARKGQQVLMQNPLAECARCHAIRGRGADVGPDLSKIGATLTRDQLFEALVEPNKRIAPGFGTVGITLKNGDRVDGTLKEETDTEVVVLAGIPVTQRQLKKADIAERTDPVSAMPPLGLVLKPREVRDLIEFLSGLR, from the coding sequence ATGGGTTCCCGCTGGCCGTCCTTTGCCGCCCTGATCGGGCTGTCCCTCGCTTCCAGCGTGCTGCTGCGCGGGGCCCAGCCTCCGTCCGCTCCTCCCGCGACACCGGGCGAGACGACGCGTCTCGACAAGGCCGCGGTCACGCGTCTCGCGACCGACGCCCGCGCCAAACTCTCGGTCGAACTTCCCGAGGGTGTGGAGTTGTCGCTGTGGGCGTCGGAGGAGTTGCTCGTCGATCCTGTCGCGATCGACCTCGAGCCCGACGGCACGCTGTACGTGACCAGCACGAGCCGCAACAACATGCCGCTCGACATCCGTCAGCACCAGGACTGGATGGCCACCGTCCACACGTTGAAGTCCATGCAGGACCTGCGCGCCTTCTACCGCAAGGTCATGGCGCCGGCCAACAGCGACAAGAACGCGTGGATCGCGGACCTGAACAAGGACGGGTCCCGCGACATCAAGGACATGGAGGAGTACAAGGAGCGGATCTACCGCATCCGCGACACCGACGGCGACGGGCGTGCCGACGAATCGCGCCTCGTCTTCGAGGGATTCAACGAGGACCCGGCGTTTGACATCCTCGGCGGCATCCTGCTGCAGGACGGCAGCGTGATCGCGGGTGTCCCGCCGGGCGTCTACCGGCTGCGCGACAGCGACGGCGACGGCGTGCTCGACCAGCGCACCACGATCGGCGAGGGCTTCAACACCCACCCGGCCTTCGGCGGTCATGGCGTCTCCGGCGTGACGCTCGGCCCCGACGGCCGCCTGTACTGGGAGGTCGGCGACATCGGGTTGCATCTCGTGGACAAGGCCGGCAAGACGTGGAGCGTGCCCAACCAGGGCGCCGTGATGCGGTCCGAACTGGACGGATCGGGCTTCGAGGTCTTCTCCACCGGCACGCGCAACCTGCAGGAGTTCTCCTTCGACGATCGCGGCAACCTGATCTCGGTCGACAACGACGGCGATCATCCCGGCGAGAAGGAACGCCTCGTCTACCTGCCCTACGGATCGGACAGCGGCTGGCGATCGAACTGGCAGTACGGCAAGTACACCGACGCGAAGAACAACCGCTACAACGTGTGGATGCGCGAGTCGTACTTCAAGCCGCGTCCGGAGAACCAGGCGGCGCACATCCTCGCGCCGATCGAGAACTGGTATGCCGGGCCCTCGGGCATGGTCTACAACCCGGGGACGGCGCTCTCCGATGCGTGGAAGGACTACTTCTTCGTCTCGAGTTTCCCTGGCGCCGCGCCGAATGCGCGCGTCTACGGGTTCACCCTCTCGCCAGACGGCGCCGGCTTCAAGAAGAAGGACGAAAAAGTCCTCACCAAGGGCGTGCTCGTCGTCGGCATGAAAATCGGCCCGGACGGGGCGCTGTACCTCACCGACTGGATCACGGGCTGGGATTCGAAGAACAACGGCCGGCTCTGGAAGCTGGACACGCCGGCCGCGGCCGGTAGCGCCATCCGCAAGGAGGTGCAGGACCTGCTGCGCGCGGACTTCGCGCAGCGGCCCGCCGGTGACGTCGCCGCGCTGCTTCGCCACGTCGACATGCGGGTGCGGCAGAAGGCGCAGTTCGACCTCGTACGTCGCGGCGACGTGCAGGCGCTCCTCCTCGCGGCGCGCGATCGCGCGGACCTGCACGCACGACTGCACGGCCTCTGGGGCGTCGCGCAACTGTCGCGCAAGCAGTCGGCACAGGCGGCCGAACTCGTGGCCTTCCTCACCGATGCCGACGCCGAGATCCGGGCCCAGGCGGCTCGCCTGATCGGCGACGTCCGGTACGCGGCCGCCGCCGATCGCGTCGTTCCCCTGTTGAAGGACGCCGAGCCGCGTGCGCGCTTCTTCGCCGCCGAGGCCCTCGGCCGTCTGGCCTATCGGCCCGCGGGCGCCGCAATCGTCGAGATGCTCGCGGCCAACGATGGGCGCGACCAATGGCTGCAACACACGGGCGCCGGGGCCCTTGCCGCCATTGGCGACACCGCGGCCCTCGAGGCACTGGCGTCGCACGCCTCGAAGAGCGTGCGCAGCGCCGCCGTCGTGGCACTGCGCCGGCTGCATCATGGTGGGGTGGCGCGGTTCCTCGCCGACGCCGATGAAGGGGTCGCCACCGACGCGGCGCGCGCAATCAACGACGATGGCGGCATCCCGGGAGCGATTGCGCAACTCGCGGCGCGACTCGGCACTGCAAAAGTGACCAACGAGCCACTCGTGCGGCGCGCCATCAACGCCAATGTGCGGCTCGGCACGCCGGAGGCTGTCGCGCGCCTCGAGCAGCTTGCGCGCGACACCGCGACGCCATCCGAACTGCGCACCGAGGCCATCTCCGCGCTGGGTGTCTGGCACCAGCCGTCACCGATGGATCGCGTTGATGGCTTCTATCACACGCAGGTGACCGTGGCCGCCGGGCCGAGCCTGGCCGCCCGTCGGGAGTCCGCCGACGGAAGTCGCGCGGCTGCGGATGCGCGGGCAGCCGAGCCTCGGGTGGTGCTGGCGGCTGCCGGACAGGCCGCCGCGAACAAGCCGGCCCCGAAGGCCCCTGCGAGCCCGACCCGAGACGCCGCGGCGGCACGTGCGGCGATCGAACGGCTGGTGGACGAGACGAAGGGGCAGGACAAGGCCGACGTGGAGGTGAAGGTCGCCCTTGCCGAAGCCGCAGGGAGACTGGAGGCACGCGCTGTTGCACCGGTGCTGGAGGCGCAACTCAAGTCTGACCCGTCGGTCCTGGTCCGCACCGCGTCGTTGCGCGGGCTGCAGGAGATGAAGGCTGGCGACATGGGCGCGCTGATGGAGACCGCACTGGCCGACAAGGATCCGGTGGTGCGGCGCGCGGCGCTTGCCCTGCTGCCGGGGCTGCCGATCTCGGCGGCCGCCAAGGTGCAGCACCTCGGAGCGATCGTGAAGACGGGCGGCGTTGCCGAGCAGCAGGGGGCGCTCGAGGCGCTCGGGACGCTCAAGTCCCCCGAATCTCGTAAGCTGCTGTCGACGTATCTCGATGACCTCGATGCCGGCACGATGGCGCCGGTGCTCCAAATCGACCTCGTCGATGCCGTGCAGGCCGACGGATCCGCGCCGCTGCAGAAGCGCCTCGATGCCTACCAGCGCAAGCAGCAGGCCGACGCGCTGATCAAGGCGTTCCGCGCCGGCTCGATCGCCGGCGGCGACGCGCGCAAGGGTCAGCAGGTGTTGATGCAGAACCCGCTCGCCGAGTGCGCGCGCTGCCACGCCATCCGCGGCCGAGGCGCCGATGTCGGCCCGGACCTCTCGAAGATCGGCGCCACGCTGACGCGCGACCAGTTGTTCGAGGCGCTCGTCGAGCCCAACAAGCGGATCGCCCCCGGCTTCGGCACGGTCGGGATCACCCTGAAGAACGGCGACCGCGTCGACGGCACCCTGAAGGAAGAGACCGACACCGAGGTCGTCGTGCTGGCGGGCATACCGGTGACGCAGCGC
- a CDS encoding ThuA domain-containing protein, translating to MRQTFIGLMVTVAVAATMAAQGPARTKVMLLDGESGGPYHKWQLTTPLIKKALEETGKFDVTVVTAPAVTGVLTDFRPDFAAFKAVVFNYDAPDERWPEPLRAAFEQYVSAGGGVVIVHAADNAFSGWKAWNDMIGVGGWRGRTVASGPYWYYKDDKLVKDTADGPGASHGRRTPYAIKTRAADHPVMKGLPATWMHQGDELYAHLRGPGTNMTVLATAFADPANNGTDRDEPILMASTFGKGRTFHTVLGHDIVGMSCVGFVVTLQRATEWVATGAVTQKVPTSFPTATTVSYRADLAALDPNYARGLNSLDAK from the coding sequence ATGAGACAGACGTTCATTGGCCTGATGGTGACCGTTGCCGTGGCGGCGACGATGGCGGCGCAAGGTCCGGCGCGCACGAAGGTGATGCTGCTCGACGGCGAGAGCGGGGGGCCGTATCACAAGTGGCAACTGACGACGCCGCTGATCAAGAAGGCGCTCGAGGAGACCGGCAAGTTCGACGTCACCGTCGTCACGGCTCCCGCGGTGACCGGCGTGTTGACCGACTTCCGGCCGGATTTCGCGGCCTTCAAGGCCGTGGTCTTCAACTACGACGCCCCTGACGAACGCTGGCCCGAGCCCTTGCGCGCCGCCTTCGAACAATACGTCTCGGCAGGTGGCGGTGTCGTCATCGTGCACGCGGCCGACAACGCGTTCTCCGGATGGAAAGCCTGGAACGACATGATCGGGGTGGGTGGCTGGCGTGGCCGGACGGTCGCGTCGGGGCCGTACTGGTACTACAAGGACGACAAGCTCGTGAAGGACACCGCCGATGGCCCCGGGGCGTCGCATGGTCGTCGCACGCCGTACGCCATCAAGACCCGCGCGGCCGATCACCCCGTCATGAAGGGCTTGCCGGCGACGTGGATGCACCAGGGCGACGAACTCTATGCGCACTTGCGCGGGCCCGGCACCAACATGACCGTCCTCGCCACCGCCTTTGCCGATCCGGCCAACAACGGCACCGACCGTGACGAGCCGATCCTGATGGCCAGTACCTTCGGCAAGGGGCGTACCTTCCACACGGTGCTCGGTCACGACATCGTCGGGATGAGCTGCGTCGGCTTCGTGGTCACGCTGCAGCGGGCGACCGAATGGGTGGCGACCGGTGCCGTCACGCAGAAGGTGCCGACGTCGTTCCCGACGGCGACCACCGTCAGCTACCGGGCCGACCTGGCGGCCCTCGATCCGAACTACGCGCGCGGGCTGAATTCGCTGGACGCGAAGTAG
- a CDS encoding OprO/OprP family phosphate-selective porin gives MSRAVRWGATLCALGLVVATTAPVYAQGAEGTQGAPQGQTPANPPPGQDPAKPDGDDQKKAKPVGFRWNKGLSLRLGEAGHIDFKVRLQGDLQDSEGPTGDDDDPSFDFARRRVGIEGELFDLIEFQVERELTGDEPWRDVYVNVRPVTSVQFQGGHFKLPFSLDQNTGSTNLDFVYRSLAARQLAPGRDPGVMVHGRVLPRRVLRYEAGVFSDDGRNARTNNPDKVWGGKTIAGRVAVQPWRTLESVLEDLQVGVAATRSDVPEGIPSLRGQAVLGAVFYDPETPVLGLRRRTGVEARWRPGPFSLKSEYMRVTTAREGQSVESTDLSPLLGSGWYVSGTWALTGERKASGLDEPRRPLFQGGIGAIELAARTEALDFRSTGEGEAFSGPRADVIPPIADRVFTFGINWYLNRYLKVQANVVRESFSDAERSPTPGDPVIVSTLLRVQLTL, from the coding sequence ATGAGCCGAGCCGTACGATGGGGCGCGACCCTGTGTGCCCTCGGGCTCGTCGTCGCAACTACGGCGCCCGTGTACGCGCAGGGTGCCGAGGGGACCCAGGGCGCCCCACAGGGGCAGACGCCCGCGAATCCGCCCCCGGGCCAGGATCCGGCGAAGCCGGACGGCGACGACCAGAAGAAAGCGAAGCCGGTGGGGTTCCGGTGGAACAAGGGGTTGTCCCTGCGCCTGGGTGAAGCCGGGCACATCGACTTCAAGGTGCGCCTGCAGGGAGACCTGCAGGACTCCGAGGGGCCTACCGGCGACGACGACGACCCCTCGTTCGACTTCGCCCGGCGCCGCGTAGGCATCGAGGGCGAACTGTTCGACCTGATCGAGTTCCAGGTCGAACGCGAGCTCACCGGTGACGAGCCCTGGCGTGACGTGTATGTGAACGTGCGGCCCGTGACCAGCGTGCAGTTCCAGGGTGGGCACTTCAAGCTACCGTTCAGCCTGGACCAGAACACCGGTTCCACGAACCTCGACTTCGTCTACCGATCGCTTGCCGCGCGCCAATTGGCGCCGGGCCGCGACCCCGGCGTGATGGTCCACGGCCGCGTCTTGCCGCGCCGCGTTCTGCGCTACGAGGCCGGCGTGTTCAGCGACGACGGGCGCAACGCGCGCACCAACAACCCCGACAAGGTCTGGGGCGGCAAGACCATCGCGGGTCGCGTGGCCGTCCAGCCGTGGCGCACGTTGGAGTCGGTGCTCGAGGATCTTCAGGTAGGGGTCGCGGCCACCAGGAGCGATGTGCCGGAAGGCATCCCGTCCTTGCGCGGCCAGGCCGTGCTCGGCGCGGTGTTCTATGACCCCGAAACGCCCGTCCTCGGCCTGCGTCGCCGCACGGGTGTCGAGGCGAGGTGGCGGCCGGGGCCGTTCTCGCTCAAGTCGGAGTACATGCGCGTGACGACGGCGCGCGAAGGTCAGAGCGTGGAGTCCACGGACCTGTCGCCGCTGCTCGGCTCCGGCTGGTACGTGAGCGGCACGTGGGCGTTGACCGGCGAACGCAAGGCAAGCGGGCTCGACGAACCTCGACGGCCGCTGTTCCAGGGCGGTATCGGCGCAATCGAACTCGCGGCACGCACCGAAGCGCTGGACTTCCGCAGCACCGGCGAGGGCGAGGCGTTCAGTGGCCCGCGCGCCGACGTGATCCCACCGATCGCCGACCGGGTGTTCACCTTCGGCATCAACTGGTACCTCAATCGCTACCTGAAGGTGCAGGCCAACGTCGTCCGGGAATCGTTTTCCGACGCGGAACGCAGTCCGACACCAGGCGATCCAGTAATCGTGAGCACGCTGTTACGTGTCCAGCTCACGCTCTGA
- a CDS encoding metallophosphoesterase family protein — MRQQRLTTLAAAIVLVLTATLNGGCDKPSSTQTAVSPTAPSFPGASISEAVLVGAGDISMCGQPGAEATAKLLDDIPGTVFASGDNAYMKGSVADFQCYDRTWGRHKSRTYASPGNHEYESGGASPYFDYFGERAGPSGLGYYAFDLGGWHVVSLNSNVPMGEGSAQLAWLRAELQRSRATCVAAIMHHPLVSSGPNGDNPQVREVWRALVDAGADVVISSHDHLYERHARMDQDGRPSPRGLRQFTVGTGGATLYRSGGGMRPTTEAKAMVWGVIKFTLLPSSYRWEFVSVDGILDGGIDMCQ, encoded by the coding sequence GTGCGACAGCAGCGCCTGACGACGCTCGCCGCCGCAATCGTCCTGGTACTGACCGCGACGCTGAACGGCGGCTGTGACAAGCCGTCCAGCACGCAGACGGCAGTCTCGCCGACGGCGCCGTCCTTTCCGGGTGCGTCGATCTCGGAAGCAGTCCTGGTTGGCGCTGGCGACATCAGCATGTGCGGGCAGCCGGGCGCGGAAGCGACGGCGAAACTGCTGGACGACATTCCAGGCACGGTGTTCGCCTCCGGCGACAACGCCTACATGAAAGGCAGTGTCGCCGACTTCCAGTGCTACGACCGCACCTGGGGTCGCCACAAGTCGCGCACGTATGCCTCTCCCGGCAACCACGAGTACGAGTCGGGGGGCGCGTCGCCGTATTTCGACTACTTCGGCGAGCGCGCCGGCCCCTCCGGGCTCGGGTACTACGCGTTCGATCTCGGTGGCTGGCACGTCGTCTCGCTGAACTCGAACGTGCCGATGGGTGAGGGCTCGGCGCAGCTGGCGTGGCTGCGTGCCGAACTGCAGCGGTCGCGCGCGACGTGCGTGGCCGCCATCATGCACCACCCCCTCGTCAGTTCCGGCCCCAACGGCGACAATCCGCAGGTGCGCGAGGTGTGGCGCGCGCTCGTCGACGCGGGCGCCGACGTGGTGATTTCCTCACACGACCACCTCTACGAACGCCACGCGCGCATGGACCAGGATGGACGCCCGTCCCCGCGCGGGCTGCGCCAATTCACCGTCGGCACCGGTGGCGCCACGCTCTACCGATCTGGCGGCGGGATGCGCCCGACGACTGAGGCCAAGGCGATGGTGTGGGGCGTGATCAAGTTCACGCTGCTGCCCTCCAGCTACCGATGGGAGTTCGTGTCGGTCGACGGCATCCTGGACGGTGGCATCGACATGTGTCAGTAG
- a CDS encoding class I SAM-dependent methyltransferase, whose protein sequence is MARRDRGSVGLGLALVLLLPATAIAQATQQFDPQFALPGKDVVWVPTPAAMVEVMLDLARVTPQDVVVDLGSGDGRMVISAARRGARARGVEYNPEMVRLSKRRAIEAGVQDRVTFVEGDMFEADIADATVMVVFLLAETMQRLQPRILALRPGTRIVSNTFGFPEWPADDRVTRPDCDAWCTAQSWVVPAQVGGDWQVKGGPTLRLDQHFQKVTGLIVGPAGSTIQGGTVSGPELAFAVGDASVVARLDGDRLVGTRTEARRASVWVATRIAR, encoded by the coding sequence ATGGCCAGACGAGACCGCGGGAGCGTGGGACTGGGCCTCGCGCTGGTGCTGCTGCTACCGGCGACGGCCATCGCCCAGGCGACGCAGCAGTTCGATCCGCAGTTTGCATTGCCCGGCAAGGACGTCGTCTGGGTGCCGACGCCGGCAGCGATGGTGGAGGTGATGCTGGACCTGGCGCGCGTGACTCCGCAGGACGTCGTGGTGGACCTCGGATCCGGGGATGGGCGAATGGTCATCTCGGCGGCCCGTCGAGGCGCGCGAGCGCGCGGCGTCGAGTACAACCCCGAGATGGTCCGGCTCTCGAAACGGCGGGCCATCGAGGCCGGCGTGCAGGACCGTGTCACGTTCGTCGAAGGCGACATGTTCGAGGCCGACATCGCCGATGCCACCGTGATGGTCGTCTTTCTGCTTGCAGAGACCATGCAGCGGCTCCAGCCCAGGATCCTGGCGCTGCGCCCCGGCACGCGCATCGTCTCGAACACGTTCGGCTTCCCGGAATGGCCCGCCGACGACCGCGTCACGCGGCCCGACTGCGACGCGTGGTGCACGGCGCAGTCATGGGTGGTGCCGGCACAGGTCGGCGGCGACTGGCAGGTGAAGGGTGGGCCGACGCTTCGCCTGGATCAGCACTTCCAGAAGGTGACCGGCCTGATCGTGGGCCCAGCAGGCAGCACGATCCAGGGCGGCACGGTCAGCGGGCCGGAACTCGCCTTCGCCGTGGGCGATGCCTCAGTGGTGGCGCGCCTCGACGGTGACCGACTGGTGGGAACGCGAACCGAGGCGAGGCGTGCGTCCGTGTGGGTCGCCACGCGCATCGCGCGCTAA
- a CDS encoding metal-dependent hydrolase family protein: MTCVSGLVSTIAIAVVLSGSTVPAAAQDPGRQAEITVLRAARLLDVRGGRIVDGGVVIVQGGKITAVGGAAPAGARVVDLGDVTLAPGLIDLHTHLTMDIEGNWVMREVTEGAADAALRGARNARATVEAGFTTVRNLGSQDFSDIALAKAITAGFVPGPRIVSAGHSIGATGGHCDTTGFAPGVAERDWRTGVADGPDEVVKAVRYQIKHGAQVIKICATAGVLSFDATVGAQQLSEAEMTAVVQEAALHGLRVAAHAHGTVGIKAAVRAGVTSIEHGSILDDEAIAMMKERGTYLVPTSYLADALNRDALPPLIRAKADAVLPIMRESLRKAIAAGVKVALGTDAAVYPHGQNGRELGVYVALGMAPIEAVRSATTVAAEALGVSDRGAIETGMLADIIAVPGNPLQDIKAFEQVRFVMVGGKVVVQRRE; this comes from the coding sequence ATGACGTGTGTGTCTGGTCTCGTCTCTACTATTGCGATCGCAGTGGTGCTGTCCGGTTCAACCGTTCCCGCCGCTGCCCAGGACCCTGGCCGCCAGGCGGAAATCACCGTGCTCAGGGCAGCGCGGCTGCTCGACGTGCGCGGCGGCCGGATCGTCGACGGCGGTGTGGTCATCGTGCAGGGCGGGAAGATCACCGCTGTCGGCGGTGCGGCGCCTGCCGGCGCCCGAGTGGTCGATCTCGGCGACGTGACGCTCGCGCCGGGACTCATCGATCTGCACACGCACCTGACGATGGACATCGAGGGCAACTGGGTGATGCGCGAGGTGACCGAGGGGGCTGCCGACGCCGCGCTGCGGGGCGCCCGCAACGCGCGCGCCACGGTGGAAGCCGGGTTCACGACGGTGCGCAACCTAGGAAGCCAGGACTTCAGTGACATCGCCCTTGCCAAGGCCATCACCGCAGGGTTCGTACCGGGCCCACGTATCGTGAGCGCCGGCCACTCGATCGGCGCAACCGGCGGTCACTGCGATACGACCGGCTTCGCGCCGGGCGTGGCCGAACGCGACTGGCGCACCGGCGTCGCGGATGGCCCTGACGAAGTCGTCAAGGCAGTCCGCTACCAGATCAAGCACGGCGCGCAGGTGATCAAGATCTGCGCCACTGCCGGAGTGCTGTCGTTTGACGCCACCGTCGGCGCACAGCAGTTGAGCGAGGCGGAAATGACCGCGGTGGTCCAGGAGGCGGCACTCCACGGACTGCGGGTCGCGGCGCACGCGCACGGCACGGTCGGGATCAAGGCCGCGGTGCGCGCCGGCGTGACGTCCATCGAGCACGGCTCGATCCTCGACGACGAGGCGATCGCGATGATGAAGGAGCGTGGCACGTACCTGGTGCCCACCAGCTACCTGGCCGACGCGCTGAACAGGGACGCCCTGCCGCCACTCATCCGGGCCAAGGCCGACGCCGTGTTGCCGATCATGCGCGAGAGCCTGCGCAAGGCGATTGCCGCCGGCGTGAAGGTGGCACTCGGGACCGACGCGGCGGTGTACCCGCATGGGCAGAACGGCCGTGAGCTCGGGGTCTACGTGGCCCTCGGGATGGCGCCGATCGAGGCGGTGCGAAGCGCGACGACGGTGGCCGCCGAGGCCCTCGGCGTGAGCGACCGCGGCGCCATCGAGACCGGCATGCTGGCCGACATCATCGCGGTGCCCGGCAATCCGCTGCAGGACATCAAGGCCTTCGAGCAGGTGCGCTTCGTGATGGTCGGCGGCAAGGTCGTCGTGCAGCGGAGGGAGTGA
- a CDS encoding GDSL-type esterase/lipase family protein — translation MRTSPLFRGLVSIVLFGSLWTAPGLTSPALAQAVTAPAVAPDRFDIPATDDGLPGMGPLRRYTWFRKLWHDKREKWATEVAQDQGAVVLLGDSITQGWNDRLPAAFPAMKVANRGISGDTTRGVLIRLKDDVLALNPAVVVLLIGTNDLEEGARPDVVESNTRLILAALRDHNPRMPIVLCQVFPSSAKMKRPSPLIKDVNARLLLLVKNDPQVTPVDTWRLWADADGDAPIAEFPDLLHLNDAGYARWAAALRPVLESLGVLAPVTQPFTAEPGFEVLFNGRDLTGWGYRATTEEEKAAAARWQAKDPNAAVWPFVTDPVSFDGRTTSLDERWRVIGDRIAAVTPAEYRKVSQLWTTKSFEGDFVLKLEFRATPYADGGVFLRGPQLQVRDYRLSGPYTSLASYRPQDWNELVVTVKGETAEVTCNGEVIEKAFKLPASGGIGLEADRGQMEYRRIRMSRP, via the coding sequence ATGCGTACCAGCCCCCTGTTCCGTGGCCTCGTGTCGATCGTCCTGTTCGGCAGCCTGTGGACCGCGCCGGGTCTCACGTCCCCGGCCCTGGCGCAGGCAGTCACGGCGCCGGCGGTTGCGCCCGACCGCTTCGACATCCCTGCCACCGACGACGGCCTCCCGGGCATGGGACCGTTGCGCCGCTACACGTGGTTCCGCAAGTTGTGGCACGACAAGCGGGAGAAGTGGGCGACGGAGGTGGCACAGGATCAGGGCGCCGTGGTGTTGCTCGGTGACTCGATCACCCAGGGCTGGAACGACCGCTTGCCGGCGGCGTTCCCGGCAATGAAGGTCGCCAATCGCGGCATCAGCGGCGACACGACACGCGGCGTGCTGATCCGGCTGAAGGACGATGTCCTGGCGCTCAACCCGGCGGTGGTCGTGCTGCTCATCGGTACGAACGATCTCGAGGAAGGCGCCCGGCCCGACGTGGTCGAGAGCAACACGCGGTTGATCCTCGCGGCGCTGCGCGACCACAACCCGCGCATGCCGATCGTCCTGTGCCAGGTGTTCCCGAGCTCGGCGAAGATGAAGCGCCCGTCGCCTCTCATCAAGGACGTCAACGCTCGCCTGCTCCTGCTCGTGAAGAACGATCCGCAGGTCACTCCTGTCGACACGTGGCGACTGTGGGCCGACGCGGACGGCGATGCGCCGATTGCGGAGTTCCCCGACCTGCTGCATCTGAACGATGCCGGCTACGCGCGCTGGGCCGCGGCGTTGCGTCCCGTGCTGGAGTCGCTCGGCGTGCTCGCGCCGGTGACGCAACCGTTCACCGCCGAACCCGGCTTCGAGGTGCTGTTCAATGGTCGCGATCTCACAGGCTGGGGCTATCGCGCGACGACAGAGGAGGAGAAGGCGGCGGCTGCACGGTGGCAGGCCAAGGACCCGAACGCTGCGGTGTGGCCGTTTGTGACCGATCCGGTCAGCTTCGACGGCCGCACGACGAGCCTGGACGAACGCTGGCGGGTGATCGGCGATCGCATCGCTGCCGTCACGCCGGCCGAGTACCGCAAGGTCTCGCAGTTGTGGACGACGAAAAGCTTCGAGGGCGACTTCGTGCTGAAGCTCGAGTTCCGCGCCACTCCGTACGCTGACGGCGGTGTGTTCCTGCGTGGTCCGCAACTGCAGGTGCGCGACTACCGCCTGTCGGGCCCCTACACCTCGCTGGCGAGCTATCGTCCGCAGGACTGGAATGAACTCGTCGTCACCGTGAAGGGCGAGACCGCCGAGGTGACCTGCAACGGCGAGGTGATCGAGAAGGCGTTCAAGCTGCCGGCGTCCGGTGGCATCGGGCTCGAGGCCGATCGCGGCCAGATGGAGTACCGCCGGATCCGCATGTCGCGACCGTGA